The Vibrio tapetis subsp. tapetis genome segment CGATGCTCGTAAAAAATCTAAAATCCTTCTTATCTACACACTAGACGTCGAAGTTGAAAACGAAGCGCAACTGCTCGAACAATTCGAGAATGACCCGCATGTTAAAACCACGCCAGATATGGCCTACAAATTTGTCGCTCAAGCGCCAGAAAACCTAACCGAGCGCCCTGTCGTTATTGGCTTTGGCCCTTGTGGTTTGTTTTCAGCTTTAGTTCTCGCGCAGATGGGCTTTAACCCAATCGTAGTTGAGCGCGGTAAAGAAGTACGTGAACGTACTAAAGACACCTTTGGTTTTTGGCGTAAACGTAACTTGAACCCAGAATCAAACGTTCAGTTTGGTGAAGGCGGCGCAGGCACGTTTTCTGACGGCAAATTGTATAGCCAAGTAAAAGACCCAAAACATTATGGCCGTAAGGTTATCGAAGAGTTTGTCGCCTCTGGCGCACCAGAAGAAATTCGTTACGTGAGCAAGCCGCACATTGGTACGTTCAAACTGGTTACCATGATCGAAAAAATGCGTGCGAAGATCATCGAACTGGGCGGTGAAATCCGATTCAGTACTCGTGTTGATGACCTACACATGGAAGATGGCCAAATCACTGGCCTAACACTGTCTAACGGTGAAGAAATTAAGTCTCGCCACGTTATTTTAGCGGTAGGCCACAGTGCACGTGACACATTTGAAATGCTGCACTCTCGCGGTGTTTACATGGAAGCAAAACCGTTTTCTGTTGGTTTCCGTATCGAGCACAAGCAATCTGTTATCGATGAAGCTCGTTTTGGTAAAAATGCGGGTAACCCTATTTTAGGTGCCGCTGACTATAAACTGGTTCATCACTGCAAAAATGGCCGTACGGTTTACAGCTTCTGTATGTGCCCAGGTGGTACGGTTGTTGCAGCAACCTCTGAAGAAGGTCGCGTAGTAACCAACGGCATGAGCCAATACTCTCGTGCAGAGCGTAACGCTAACAGCGCCATTGTTGTCGGTATTTCACCAGAGCAAGACTACCCAGGCGACCCACTAGCAGGCATTCGTTTCCAACGTGAACTTGAAAGTGCCGCTTACCGCTTAGGTGGCGAAAACTACGATGCACCAGCACAAAAAATTGGGGACTTCCTAAAAGGCCGCGATCCAAGCGCAATTGGCGAAGTTGAACCTTCGTTCACTCCGGGCATTAAACTGACGGATCTTGCTCAAGCGTTACCTGACTTCGCGATTGAAGCAATCCGTGAAGCCATTCCAGCATTTGATAAGAAGATTAAAGGCTTCGCGGGTGCAGACGGCCTACTAACAGGTGTAGAAACTCGTACATCATCGCCACTGTGCATCAAACGTGGTAAAGATTACCAAAGCGTTAACTTGAAAGGTTTCTACCCTGCTGGTGAAGGTGCCGGTTACGCAGGGGGGATTTTGTCTGCAGGTATCGACGGAATTAAAGCCGCCGAAGCATTAGCACTCGCGATGGTTGAAGAAGCATAAGTTAGCCGACAAAACCACAGACAGCGATAAAGCCCTAAATACGAAGTGCAATGAGTTTGACTCATTGCACTTTTTTTTGCTTAATTGATTTTGTTCATGATGGCGGCTGATCATTCGCAGGCTCGATTACGCAGTTAACGCTAATACCGTTGCTCTGAATTTTTCTTTCAACTTTTCATCCTTAATTTCACCTGTATCCACATCGAAGTTTTCATAGAAACTTGGCAATGACATCGAAGCAACCACATTGCCTTCAAAATACTTGGCCGAATTCACCGCCGTCGCAAGAACATTTCCTGCTCCACCACCCCCCGGCGATGTAGAAAGCATAACCGTTGGCGTTCCTTGATACACCCCCATATTTACGCGACTGGCCCAATCAAACAAATTTTTATAAGCCACGGTATAACCACCATTGTGCTCTGCAAATGAAATAAGTAATCCATCGGCTTTCGCTATTTTGTCTCTGAAAGCATGCACCGCATCAGGGATACCGAATTGGGTTTCTAAATCAATGCTGTATATCGGTAGCTCAAAATCGTTGATGTTTATGATTTCAACATCATGGGATCCCAACTGCTTTGAAGCCAATATGACCAATTGTTTGTTGATGGATTGAATGCTATTGCTTG includes the following:
- a CDS encoding NADPH-dependent FMN reductase — translated: MKILAFAASNSIQSINKQLVILASKQLGSHDVEIININDFELPIYSIDLETQFGIPDAVHAFRDKIAKADGLLISFAEHNGGYTVAYKNLFDWASRVNMGVYQGTPTVMLSTSPGGGGAGNVLATAVNSAKYFEGNVVASMSLPSFYENFDVDTGEIKDEKLKEKFRATVLALTA
- a CDS encoding NAD(P)/FAD-dependent oxidoreductase, translated to MIRLNEIKLPLDHEEDALLAAITKKLGVTAEQVISFNMFKRGYDARKKSKILLIYTLDVEVENEAQLLEQFENDPHVKTTPDMAYKFVAQAPENLTERPVVIGFGPCGLFSALVLAQMGFNPIVVERGKEVRERTKDTFGFWRKRNLNPESNVQFGEGGAGTFSDGKLYSQVKDPKHYGRKVIEEFVASGAPEEIRYVSKPHIGTFKLVTMIEKMRAKIIELGGEIRFSTRVDDLHMEDGQITGLTLSNGEEIKSRHVILAVGHSARDTFEMLHSRGVYMEAKPFSVGFRIEHKQSVIDEARFGKNAGNPILGAADYKLVHHCKNGRTVYSFCMCPGGTVVAATSEEGRVVTNGMSQYSRAERNANSAIVVGISPEQDYPGDPLAGIRFQRELESAAYRLGGENYDAPAQKIGDFLKGRDPSAIGEVEPSFTPGIKLTDLAQALPDFAIEAIREAIPAFDKKIKGFAGADGLLTGVETRTSSPLCIKRGKDYQSVNLKGFYPAGEGAGYAGGILSAGIDGIKAAEALALAMVEEA